The Terriglobus tenax genome contains a region encoding:
- a CDS encoding FAD-dependent oxidoreductase: MAAVVDRTDARFEMASRGWNARFPLSPGQAVAQVEYCTSAEDVRRALQLAVDRGQRPTVRSSGHCYEDFVVNNPGGVMLDVSMMDHVSLGETPGSYVIQPGARLGTVYERLYKLGGVVIPGGTCYTVTAGGHISGGGYGTLARMYGLTVDWVTGIEIVVVNAAGKAETIYADAKHHPELFRALRGGQASNFGVVTAFHFAKLPPLPQQVLLANISWDWREMTREKFVRIVTTYGQYWEKNDRNPATRPMFTDLIVSNRASGRIHIGLQYAQMRGGDEGRDVVQEFLNHFQTCGPRADAPADYDKPVPEGQQPKPLMGDTVCYGEHPLRQMNWVDSTISGQGGSGLPGSGRSRAKYKSTYMKQGFTDAEANTLYDQMTGDATRGLILAMDSYGGAVNNVERIADTAIPQRSSILKLQYQSYWKDAADDAYRLNGIRQCYQAMYSTPAADQRYRGVPYPNSHYDGCYINYPDVDMLEQPEWTTLYYGTGDLYPMLQRVKKTYDPHNLFHHAMSIRPLA, from the coding sequence ATGGCTGCAGTTGTTGACCGCACGGATGCACGTTTTGAGATGGCCAGCCGCGGATGGAATGCGCGCTTCCCATTGTCTCCCGGTCAGGCTGTGGCACAGGTGGAGTATTGCACCAGTGCGGAGGACGTTCGCCGCGCGCTGCAGCTGGCTGTCGATCGAGGACAGCGGCCAACGGTGCGTTCCTCTGGACATTGTTACGAAGACTTTGTCGTGAACAACCCGGGCGGCGTGATGCTGGACGTAAGCATGATGGATCACGTCAGCCTGGGTGAGACCCCCGGAAGCTACGTGATCCAACCCGGGGCCCGGCTGGGCACCGTGTATGAACGGCTGTACAAGCTGGGTGGCGTCGTCATACCCGGCGGAACGTGTTACACCGTGACCGCGGGCGGACATATCTCCGGCGGTGGCTATGGCACGCTGGCGCGGATGTACGGGCTTACCGTGGACTGGGTAACAGGCATTGAGATCGTTGTAGTGAATGCGGCCGGCAAAGCGGAAACGATCTACGCGGATGCGAAGCATCATCCGGAGCTGTTTCGAGCTCTGCGCGGTGGACAGGCTTCAAACTTCGGTGTCGTCACAGCCTTCCACTTCGCAAAGCTTCCTCCTTTGCCGCAGCAGGTTCTGCTGGCTAACATCTCGTGGGACTGGCGGGAGATGACGCGCGAGAAGTTTGTTCGCATTGTCACCACCTATGGCCAGTACTGGGAGAAGAACGACAGGAACCCGGCAACACGGCCCATGTTCACCGATCTGATCGTCAGTAACCGGGCCTCCGGACGTATTCATATTGGCCTGCAGTATGCGCAGATGCGTGGCGGCGACGAAGGCCGCGATGTGGTGCAGGAGTTTCTGAATCACTTTCAGACCTGCGGCCCGAGAGCGGATGCGCCCGCCGACTATGACAAGCCTGTGCCGGAGGGACAGCAGCCAAAGCCACTCATGGGCGACACGGTCTGCTATGGCGAGCATCCGCTGCGGCAGATGAACTGGGTGGATTCCACGATCAGCGGCCAGGGCGGCAGCGGTCTGCCGGGCAGTGGCCGCAGCCGTGCGAAGTATAAGTCCACGTATATGAAGCAGGGATTTACCGATGCCGAAGCGAACACGCTATATGACCAGATGACAGGCGATGCTACACGAGGCCTGATTCTTGCGATGGATTCCTATGGTGGAGCCGTCAACAATGTGGAGCGCATTGCCGATACCGCAATTCCGCAGCGCAGTTCCATTCTAAAGCTGCAGTACCAGAGCTACTGGAAGGATGCGGCAGATGATGCCTACCGCCTGAACGGAATCCGCCAGTGCTACCAGGCGATGTACTCTACGCCCGCGGCCGACCAGCGATATCGCGGTGTTCCTTATCCGAACTCCCACTATGACGGCTGTTATATCAACTATCCGGATGTGGATATGCTGGAGCAGCCGGAGTGGACGACACTCTACTACGGCACGGGCGATCTGTACCCGATGTTGCAGCGGGTCAAGAAGACCTATGATCCGCATAACCTGTTCCATCACGCGATGTCGATCAGGCCACTCGCATGA
- a CDS encoding RidA family protein yields the protein MSTKTSRRNLLKNAAAAAGVIGGAAVLTEAAQAAPAAPQKKGYPVPKDGETALFSSAVTFGNLVFLAGVGAHFEGTIEEHTKHVLEELEKNLKTAGSSMEKVLKVNVYLNDIKDWERMNSVYKGRWGKVPPVRTTVAPAGGIPGNSLVEIDLIAYI from the coding sequence ATGTCCACGAAGACCAGCCGCAGAAACCTCTTGAAGAACGCAGCCGCTGCTGCCGGCGTTATTGGCGGAGCCGCCGTGCTCACGGAAGCCGCGCAGGCCGCTCCCGCAGCCCCGCAGAAGAAAGGCTACCCGGTTCCCAAGGATGGCGAAACCGCCTTGTTCAGCAGCGCCGTCACCTTCGGCAACCTGGTCTTCCTGGCCGGCGTTGGAGCTCACTTTGAAGGGACCATCGAAGAGCACACCAAGCACGTTCTTGAAGAGCTGGAGAAGAACCTCAAGACGGCCGGATCCTCGATGGAGAAGGTGCTGAAGGTGAATGTCTATCTGAATGACATCAAGGACTGGGAGCGCATGAACTCCGTGTACAAGGGCCGTTGGGGCAAGGTTCCTCCGGTTCGTACCACGGTTGCACCAGCCGGCGGAATCCCTGGCAACTCGCTGGTTGAGATCGACCTGATCGCCTACATCTAA
- a CDS encoding lactonase family protein: MTISLNKPTRRSVLQGMAGAAVVATPFAKAFALPASDITFELDREGGWIHSLVAGKHVHSMSAESPSAMAFAADARLLHVAHAIAGYRGLPTGAVSHYRVHRNGSLALVTTQPLSLAAVIPHHIALSQDEQMLAIAAAEGGILNLLRVDEQRSAHEVIATHRRIGASLPQKFHFDSQGTLCVDEQQYAMLDGRLARIGG; the protein is encoded by the coding sequence ATGACCATAAGCCTCAACAAACCGACGCGCCGCAGCGTACTGCAGGGCATGGCAGGCGCCGCTGTGGTGGCGACTCCATTCGCAAAGGCATTTGCGTTGCCTGCAAGCGACATCACCTTCGAGCTGGATCGCGAAGGTGGATGGATTCATAGCCTTGTTGCCGGAAAGCATGTGCATAGCATGAGCGCCGAATCTCCATCCGCGATGGCGTTCGCTGCCGATGCGCGACTGCTGCATGTGGCGCATGCTATCGCCGGTTATCGCGGCCTACCCACGGGCGCTGTCTCACACTACCGTGTGCATCGCAATGGCAGCCTGGCACTGGTAACGACACAGCCACTGTCGCTGGCCGCGGTAATTCCGCACCATATTGCTCTGTCGCAGGATGAGCAGATGCTGGCGATTGCCGCGGCCGAAGGCGGCATTCTGAATCTGCTTCGCGTGGATGAGCAACGCAGCGCGCATGAGGTAATTGCCACACACCGGAGGATCGGCGCATCGCTGCCGCAGAAGTTCCATTTCGATTCACAAGGCACGCTCTGTGTGGATGAACAGCAATATGCGATGCTCGATGGAAGACTTGCACGTATCGGAGGCTGA
- a CDS encoding selenocysteine synthase — MPRRVEDHSISRRRLLGAAGATVAASLLPPSAFAAGAAESAVDYYDKLGVAKIINAAGTYTYLTAAVMAPPVQRAVALAAHHPVRLKDLQRASGEYIAKRLKCEGAVVSSGASAALTLATAACIAAKGSLPSNQIPQQARERGYEVIVQKKHRYEYDHAMLICGVTIREVEGLDEYKRAFSERTVMTNYFNSAGPESEPGIIDRETWLKVAHEHGVPCHLDAAADIPPISNLWNYTAMGFDLVCFSGGKGMRGPQNAGLLLGKKRLTDLALENDSPNSDAVGRGMKVAKEQMVGMVAAVDWILDQSDDALQAESMRRVRTIEAALKGIPTLTTSVNIPAVANHVPHLLIKYDPSVVGIKPLEVADRLRAQKPSIELSPATGVRGRIEGADENTIVIGVWMMQPGEAEVVANSLKQVLKHS, encoded by the coding sequence TTGCCTCGCCGTGTTGAAGACCATTCGATAAGCCGCCGCCGCCTGTTAGGTGCTGCCGGTGCAACCGTTGCCGCGTCGCTTCTTCCACCTTCGGCCTTTGCCGCCGGTGCGGCTGAGAGCGCGGTCGATTACTACGACAAGCTTGGCGTAGCGAAGATCATCAACGCCGCCGGCACCTACACCTACCTCACGGCGGCTGTTATGGCTCCTCCGGTACAGCGGGCCGTTGCATTGGCTGCTCATCATCCGGTGCGTCTCAAGGACCTGCAGCGTGCCTCGGGCGAGTACATTGCAAAACGCCTGAAGTGTGAAGGTGCTGTCGTCAGCTCTGGTGCCTCTGCCGCGCTTACCCTGGCCACGGCTGCATGCATTGCCGCCAAGGGCAGCCTGCCTTCGAACCAGATCCCGCAGCAGGCACGCGAACGCGGCTACGAAGTAATCGTGCAGAAGAAGCATCGCTATGAGTATGACCACGCCATGCTGATCTGTGGCGTGACGATTCGTGAAGTAGAAGGCCTGGACGAATACAAGCGCGCCTTCAGCGAACGTACGGTGATGACGAATTACTTCAACTCCGCCGGCCCTGAATCGGAGCCGGGCATCATTGATCGAGAGACATGGCTGAAGGTCGCGCATGAGCACGGTGTGCCGTGCCACCTGGATGCAGCTGCGGATATTCCGCCAATCTCAAACCTGTGGAACTATACCGCGATGGGCTTTGACCTGGTCTGCTTCTCCGGCGGCAAGGGCATGCGCGGGCCGCAGAATGCGGGACTACTGCTCGGCAAGAAGCGCCTTACCGATCTTGCTCTGGAGAACGACAGCCCCAACAGCGATGCGGTAGGTCGTGGCATGAAGGTGGCCAAGGAGCAGATGGTTGGCATGGTGGCCGCCGTTGACTGGATCCTCGACCAGAGTGACGATGCGCTGCAGGCAGAAAGCATGCGCCGGGTTCGCACCATTGAAGCTGCGCTTAAAGGGATTCCAACGCTGACAACCAGCGTAAACATTCCGGCGGTAGCAAACCATGTGCCGCATCTGCTCATCAAGTACGACCCTTCCGTTGTTGGCATCAAGCCACTTGAAGTGGCTGACAGGCTGCGCGCGCAGAAGCCATCGATCGAGCTGAGCCCTGCTACCGGCGTGCGTGGTCGCATAGAAGGCGCTGATGAGAATACGATCGTCATCGGCGTATGGATGATGCAGCCCGGCGAGGCTGAGGTTGTCGCCAACAGCCTGAAGCAGGTTCTGAAACACTCGTAA
- a CDS encoding PLP-dependent transferase encodes MAAISPLAAVGSAEAQAAHAAPSNGAVTFRPGTLQDNVFTKLGVRPIINAHGTFTIITGSRSLPEVKQAMFEASHYYVHLDELMPKVGAEIARLMGAELATVTTGCEAAIALATVACACGTDPELSQAFPYTRKKSQVIIPKHSRNPYDFGVRMTGMEIVEVGTAEELQEKLTDKVAMIYILSSPAAEKGPLSIPSICAVAKTKGVPVFVDAAAEEPISPNIHIKNGASLVGYSGGKCMRGPQAAGLLIGQADLVKAAWFQASPHHNYGRAYKVGKEEIMGILAAVHKWYQRDHEAEQREWKSWLDQIADKVKALPSVRIEYLQPEDLSNRSPRLRIHWDAKQLKITGTEMVERLDAGTPRIMVDGGSGVRPDKMESSLTIMPYMLDASEIPTIATAIYEGLTRPGHYENPVVPAGAAKVEGKWSISLKYTRGTAEQTFDLQQNASEVSGQLVGAIFKAELKGTVHGDQLKLHARMPVSGHEVNWDFTGTVQGNNASGKVALGEYGVAEWKAVRS; translated from the coding sequence ATGGCCGCCATTTCACCGCTGGCCGCAGTTGGAAGCGCCGAGGCCCAGGCAGCGCACGCCGCTCCTTCCAATGGCGCCGTTACCTTCCGTCCTGGAACGCTGCAGGACAATGTGTTCACCAAGCTTGGTGTGCGCCCCATCATCAACGCGCACGGCACCTTCACCATCATTACCGGCTCGCGTTCGCTGCCGGAAGTGAAGCAGGCCATGTTTGAGGCCTCGCATTATTACGTGCACCTGGACGAACTGATGCCCAAGGTTGGCGCGGAGATTGCCCGGCTGATGGGTGCTGAGCTGGCCACCGTGACCACCGGTTGCGAAGCCGCCATTGCGCTGGCCACCGTTGCCTGCGCCTGCGGTACAGACCCGGAACTCTCGCAGGCCTTTCCGTACACACGGAAGAAGAGCCAGGTCATCATTCCCAAGCACTCGCGCAATCCGTATGACTTTGGCGTGCGCATGACGGGCATGGAGATTGTTGAAGTTGGCACTGCCGAGGAACTGCAGGAGAAACTCACCGACAAGGTGGCAATGATCTACATCCTCTCCTCGCCCGCTGCGGAAAAGGGGCCGCTGTCGATTCCTTCCATCTGCGCTGTCGCGAAGACGAAGGGCGTTCCGGTCTTTGTCGATGCTGCCGCGGAAGAGCCCATCTCTCCGAACATCCATATCAAGAACGGTGCATCGCTCGTCGGCTATTCGGGCGGCAAGTGCATGCGCGGACCGCAGGCTGCAGGACTTCTGATCGGCCAGGCAGACCTGGTGAAGGCCGCATGGTTCCAGGCTTCGCCGCACCACAACTATGGTCGCGCCTATAAGGTCGGCAAGGAAGAGATCATGGGCATTCTTGCTGCGGTCCACAAGTGGTACCAGCGCGACCACGAGGCTGAGCAGCGTGAGTGGAAGAGTTGGCTCGATCAGATCGCCGATAAGGTGAAGGCTCTGCCTTCCGTACGCATAGAATATTTGCAGCCTGAAGACCTCTCCAACCGTTCGCCGCGCCTGCGTATCCACTGGGACGCGAAGCAGTTGAAGATCACTGGCACCGAGATGGTGGAGCGGCTAGACGCAGGCACGCCGCGCATCATGGTCGACGGCGGCTCCGGCGTCCGTCCCGACAAGATGGAGAGCTCGCTCACCATCATGCCGTACATGCTGGATGCTTCGGAGATTCCAACGATTGCCACTGCCATTTACGAGGGGCTGACCAGGCCCGGACACTATGAGAACCCGGTTGTGCCGGCCGGCGCTGCGAAGGTGGAAGGCAAGTGGTCCATCTCACTGAAGTACACGCGCGGCACAGCAGAGCAGACCTTCGATCTGCAGCAGAACGCCAGCGAAGTGAGCGGCCAGTTGGTCGGTGCGATCTTCAAGGCCGAACTGAAGGGAACTGTTCACGGTGACCAGCTGAAGCTGCACGCCCGCATGCCTGTCAGTGGGCACGAAGTGAACTGGGACTTCACGGGAACGGTTCAGGGCAACAACGCATCCGGTAAGGTTGCGCTGGGTGAGTACGGCGTAGCGGAGTGGAAGGCTGTGCGCTCGTAA
- a CDS encoding RraA family protein: MPKKFWWIGNAFLVLTAVGLTAMKQEMSVPTEEELRKNPEVLLDAYRHVEAASVSDAAEQVLHEKRYMSHKMQAIFPTKFVGTALTVQLIKQENNDPNALQGMLQAIDSGGKDNVYVMQVEDGADIAGMGGLMGTAMWSRGFTGAVIDGGVRDLPQLKKIGFPVYATGAVPSTSVGHYRFGGMNIPVTCDGVKVNAGDIITADQDGVVVIPKDKAVEVLIRAQKLDATEHAMYPYIEKLHSIVAAVKEFGRI; the protein is encoded by the coding sequence ATGCCGAAGAAGTTTTGGTGGATTGGCAATGCCTTTCTCGTTCTGACAGCCGTGGGCCTGACGGCCATGAAGCAGGAGATGTCGGTACCCACTGAGGAAGAGCTCCGTAAGAACCCAGAGGTGTTGCTCGACGCCTACCGTCACGTGGAAGCGGCCTCCGTCTCTGATGCCGCGGAGCAGGTGCTGCATGAAAAGCGCTACATGTCGCACAAGATGCAGGCCATCTTCCCCACCAAGTTTGTTGGTACGGCGCTGACCGTGCAGTTGATCAAGCAGGAAAACAACGACCCCAACGCGCTGCAGGGCATGCTGCAGGCCATCGACAGCGGCGGCAAGGACAACGTCTACGTCATGCAGGTGGAAGACGGAGCTGATATTGCCGGCATGGGCGGCCTGATGGGAACTGCCATGTGGTCGCGCGGATTCACAGGAGCCGTGATCGATGGCGGCGTGCGTGATCTTCCACAGCTCAAGAAGATTGGCTTTCCGGTGTATGCCACCGGAGCTGTTCCCTCCACCTCTGTTGGCCACTACCGCTTCGGCGGCATGAACATTCCCGTTACCTGCGATGGCGTTAAGGTCAATGCCGGTGACATCATTACGGCCGATCAGGACGGCGTCGTCGTCATCCCAAAGGACAAGGCTGTCGAGGTTTTGATTCGCGCACAGAAGCTGGACGCGACCGAGCATGCCATGTATCCCTACATCGAAAAGCTGCATTCCATTGTCGCCGCGGTGAAAGAGTTTGGCCGTATCTAA
- a CDS encoding lactonase family protein gives MPITVMQPQDDAMTASAFKLSRREFSLGGLAAVWTARFSFAEDTYHPSRVLLGTTGSVSKGIYSAAWNATTGELGPITLAAPLVAPTFLATRRDGARTLIYSVSEGGKSDSSVSALATVPGSSELRLINTVSSVGDGPTHLSLSPDGRSVFIANYGGGSISSYHVKDDGSLSEVVSHVQYEGAGPDHARQAQSHAHSAQVSPNGRFLLVNDLGLDRICIYRIDRKTAALKPNDPPVWQARPASGPRHIAFHPNGKWLYSVNELDSTVDVLRWDAAHGRLTAVDHVSTLKPGFPPDTAFAGEILISADGRYLYVGNRIGDETIAVFQVAADTGKLTLKQLASNGGKTTRHIAVDATGGWMVASNQDSNEIVVLRRDVATGELSAPVHRYPLNKPMFATWI, from the coding sequence ATGCCCATTACCGTAATGCAGCCTCAGGACGATGCCATGACCGCCAGCGCTTTCAAACTGTCCCGTAGAGAGTTTTCCCTGGGCGGACTTGCGGCTGTGTGGACTGCGCGCTTCTCCTTCGCAGAGGATACGTATCACCCTTCGCGCGTTCTTCTGGGAACCACGGGCAGCGTCAGTAAAGGCATTTACAGCGCGGCCTGGAACGCCACCACCGGCGAACTGGGCCCCATCACGCTGGCTGCCCCCCTGGTTGCCCCAACTTTCCTGGCAACACGGCGCGACGGTGCAAGGACGCTGATCTACTCTGTCAGCGAAGGCGGAAAGAGCGACTCCTCCGTCAGCGCTTTAGCCACCGTCCCCGGCTCCAGTGAGCTTCGCCTCATCAACACGGTGTCTTCCGTGGGCGACGGCCCCACGCATCTTTCGCTGTCTCCGGATGGCCGCTCCGTGTTTATCGCCAACTATGGTGGCGGCAGCATCTCGTCGTACCACGTAAAGGACGATGGCAGCCTGAGCGAAGTCGTGAGCCACGTGCAGTATGAAGGCGCCGGCCCTGATCACGCGCGGCAGGCACAGTCGCATGCGCACTCCGCACAGGTTTCTCCCAATGGACGATTCCTGCTCGTGAATGACCTGGGGCTGGATCGCATCTGCATCTATCGCATTGACCGCAAGACGGCTGCACTGAAGCCGAATGATCCGCCAGTGTGGCAGGCGCGGCCCGCAAGCGGTCCCCGGCATATTGCGTTTCATCCGAATGGCAAGTGGCTGTACAGCGTGAATGAACTGGATTCGACCGTGGATGTGCTGCGCTGGGATGCCGCACATGGCCGACTTACGGCGGTGGATCACGTTTCCACGCTGAAGCCCGGCTTCCCGCCAGATACAGCGTTTGCCGGCGAGATCCTGATCTCTGCCGATGGCCGCTACCTTTACGTTGGCAATCGCATTGGAGACGAGACCATTGCCGTTTTCCAGGTAGCCGCCGATACGGGCAAGCTGACGTTGAAGCAACTGGCGTCCAACGGTGGCAAGACCACACGGCATATTGCCGTGGATGCAACCGGCGGATGGATGGTCGCAAGTAATCAGGACAGCAACGAAATTGTTGTTCTGCGGCGAGATGTGGCTACCGGCGAGTTGTCGGCCCCCGTTCATCGCTATCCCCTGAATAAACCGATGTTTGCCACCTGGATCTAG
- a CDS encoding alpha-L-fucosidase, with the protein MSRSLLHSIGLTAALLLPVTAWPQNFTEVKPSPQQTAWQDLEFGVILHFGTNTFLDREWGDGTASPKAFNPSALDTRQWMRAIKASGAKYVVMVAKHHDGFCLWPTGQTDYSIKASPWKDGKGDLVREAAEAARAEGLRFGVYLSPWDRHEPKYKDNAAYDAYYRAELEELATHYGDLVEFWLDGAGSGGHIYDFKKIIETLRTYQPNTIVFADTALFEYGDARWAGDESGRVEYENWNVVDRHGYLRWRPIEVDTPLRKLHWFWHPNDEASLKSVDELMDSYENSVGKGGQWMMGVAPDDRGLLPDSDVARLKELGTEIRKKYGPEANLAVHHLAAPTETAKALDNDLETFWSAPKDSRSAVLEVQLVKAATVDRTLTMEWLTEGQMVQSYRIEALVNGSWKTITAGHAIGHKKIDRFPAVTASRFRLNLLSTAGTARIREFQVFAAEK; encoded by the coding sequence TTGTCCCGTTCCCTTCTGCACAGCATTGGACTAACCGCGGCCCTGTTGTTACCGGTCACGGCGTGGCCGCAAAACTTTACCGAGGTCAAGCCTTCACCCCAGCAGACAGCATGGCAGGACCTTGAATTTGGTGTGATTCTTCACTTTGGCACAAATACTTTTCTGGACCGCGAGTGGGGCGATGGCACGGCTTCTCCGAAGGCCTTCAACCCGTCGGCACTGGATACGCGGCAATGGATGCGCGCCATCAAGGCGTCTGGCGCGAAGTATGTGGTGATGGTGGCCAAGCACCACGATGGCTTCTGCCTGTGGCCCACCGGGCAGACTGACTACAGCATCAAGGCGAGCCCATGGAAGGACGGCAAAGGCGACCTGGTGCGTGAAGCCGCAGAGGCAGCGCGCGCGGAGGGACTTCGCTTCGGGGTGTATCTCTCGCCCTGGGACCGTCACGAGCCGAAGTACAAGGACAACGCCGCCTACGATGCGTACTATCGCGCCGAGTTAGAAGAACTGGCGACGCACTACGGCGACCTGGTGGAGTTCTGGCTGGACGGAGCCGGCAGTGGGGGCCACATTTACGACTTCAAAAAGATTATCGAGACACTGCGCACCTACCAGCCAAACACGATCGTCTTTGCCGACACGGCACTGTTTGAGTACGGCGATGCACGTTGGGCAGGCGATGAGAGCGGACGCGTGGAGTATGAAAACTGGAACGTCGTTGACCGGCATGGCTACCTGCGCTGGCGTCCGATTGAAGTGGACACACCGCTGCGGAAGCTGCATTGGTTCTGGCACCCGAACGACGAGGCGTCACTGAAGTCTGTCGATGAGCTGATGGACAGTTACGAGAACTCAGTCGGCAAGGGCGGGCAGTGGATGATGGGCGTTGCACCGGATGATCGCGGACTGTTGCCGGATAGCGATGTGGCGCGATTGAAGGAGCTGGGCACGGAGATCCGGAAGAAGTATGGCCCTGAGGCGAACCTAGCTGTACATCATCTTGCAGCTCCGACAGAGACCGCCAAGGCGCTGGACAATGACCTGGAGACCTTCTGGAGTGCTCCCAAGGATTCTCGCTCCGCAGTGCTGGAAGTCCAGCTCGTGAAGGCCGCCACGGTCGACCGCACGCTGACGATGGAGTGGCTGACCGAGGGGCAGATGGTGCAGAGCTATCGTATTGAGGCACTGGTCAACGGAAGCTGGAAAACAATAACGGCAGGTCATGCGATCGGTCACAAAAAGATCGATCGCTTCCCTGCCGTTACCGCTAGCCGTTTTCGTTTGAATCTGCTCTCCACCGCGGGAACTGCGCGTATCCGTGAGTTCCAGGTCTTCGCAGCAGAAAAATAA